In Longimicrobiales bacterium, a genomic segment contains:
- the tsaB gene encoding tRNA (adenosine(37)-N6)-threonylcarbamoyltransferase complex dimerization subunit type 1 TsaB has translation MLLAIETSTDYGSIAIGRGADLIGEVVIGARSRHAESLLPALDFLLRTSRLSRSDVRGVVVGAGPGSFTGVRVAAATALGLATGLDVPLFAYSSLACLAVETAAESRVCAAFDARRGEVYAACFERVANRDQLTTIFAPEALHVDELRSRITGMNVMCVGDGARRYADALGIAAPPPSFPRAAGLLRLAAADPGAGLIEDRTGWEPMYLRSSGAERGIAG, from the coding sequence ATGCTACTCGCCATTGAGACTTCGACCGACTACGGCTCGATCGCGATCGGCCGCGGCGCCGATCTGATCGGTGAAGTCGTCATCGGCGCGCGTTCGCGTCACGCCGAATCGCTTCTGCCGGCGCTCGACTTCCTGCTTCGCACATCGCGTCTCTCGCGCAGTGACGTGCGCGGTGTCGTGGTGGGCGCCGGCCCCGGCTCGTTCACGGGCGTGCGTGTAGCCGCAGCGACTGCACTCGGGCTTGCAACAGGTCTCGACGTGCCGCTCTTCGCGTATTCGAGTCTCGCCTGCCTTGCCGTGGAGACGGCCGCGGAATCGCGAGTCTGTGCGGCGTTCGATGCGCGCCGTGGTGAGGTGTACGCGGCTTGCTTCGAGCGCGTCGCGAACCGCGATCAGCTCACGACGATTTTCGCGCCCGAAGCGCTGCACGTCGATGAGCTGCGCTCGAGAATCACGGGGATGAACGTCATGTGCGTTGGCGACGGTGCACGGCGTTACGCCGACGCACTCGGCATCGCAGCGCCGCCGCCTTCGTTCCCCCGCGCTGCGGGACTGTTGCGTCTGGCCGCGGCGGATCCCGGCGCGGGTCTGATCGAAGATCGCACCGGATGGGAGCCGATGTACCTGCGGTCATCCGGCGCCGAACGGGGCATCGCGGGATGA
- the rimI gene encoding ribosomal protein S18-alanine N-acetyltransferase: MSSMVHEAAARADVRLRDMVTADVPTVVAIERASYTMPWSEATFRGLLRRRDAEMVSAEADGVVIGYAAFWCVVDQGELGNVAVSADWRGLGLGARLVEDVLRRAARRGVREVFLEVRPSNNVARRLYERLGFRPVGRRRNYYQAPVEDAIVLRYLVEPL, encoded by the coding sequence ATGAGCAGCATGGTGCACGAAGCAGCAGCGCGTGCGGACGTGCGGCTGCGCGACATGGTCACTGCCGACGTGCCCACCGTCGTTGCCATCGAGCGTGCATCGTACACGATGCCGTGGAGTGAAGCGACATTCCGCGGCCTGCTGCGCCGACGCGATGCCGAGATGGTCAGCGCAGAAGCGGACGGCGTCGTGATCGGTTACGCTGCGTTCTGGTGCGTCGTCGATCAGGGAGAGCTGGGCAATGTCGCCGTGTCGGCAGACTGGCGGGGACTCGGTCTCGGCGCACGCCTGGTCGAGGACGTGCTGCGGCGCGCGGCGCGGCGCGGCGTGCGCGAGGTCTTTCTCGAGGTACGTCCCTCCAACAATGTGGCGCGTCGGCTTTACGAGCGGCTCGGCTTCCGTCCCGTCGGCCGGCGCCGCAACTACTATCAGGCGCCCGTCGAAGATGCGATCGTTCTGCGTTACCTGGTGGAGCCGCTCTGA